In Maniola hyperantus chromosome 20, iAphHyp1.2, whole genome shotgun sequence, the following are encoded in one genomic region:
- the Rtca gene encoding RNA 3'-terminal phosphate cyclase isoform X1, with the protein MSQVLEIDGSVLEGGGQILRISISLSAILGIPVRVINIRAGRSKPGLAAQHLKGIELVADMCQAKLRGASIGSTEIEFIPGKIRGGHYVADPQTAGSISLLLQVALPCALFADSLVTLDLKGGTNADMAPQIDYMERVFRRALRHFGADFNMFILKRGYFPKGGGHVRVEVIPVRSLRSIDLMERGTVKEVTGTSFVAGTLPVKLAHLMAEGARRELGSDVQIHCYQEDRQVAPHNCNGIIMSCTLSSGCVLGSDALGKRGVDATDVGRKAGEELRRALDSGACVDPHTQDQLILYMTLAEGRSVVRAGDVTLHTKTAIHIAEIIAKVQFSIEPEGDHNFIGCTGLGLINKNIPQE; encoded by the exons ATGTCTCAAGTGTTAGAAATAGACGGGAGCGTGTTAGAAGGG GGGGGTCAAATTCTACGGATTTCCATCTCGCTTAGTGCTATTCTCGGTATACCAGTACGGGTGATAAACATACGCGCTGGGCGCAGCAAGCCGGGATTAGCCGCACAACATTTAAAAG GAATTGAACTTGTAGCGGACATGTGCCAGGCCAAGTTGAGAGGTGCCAGTATAGGCTCCACTGAAATTGAGTTCATACCGGGCAAAATCAGAGGAGGACACTATGTAGCTGATCCTCAAACAGCTGG CTCAATAAGTCTATTACTGCAAGTGGCACTCCCGTGCGCTTTGTTCGCGGACTCCCTGGTGACGTTGGACCTGAAGGGCGGCACCAACGCAGACATGGCGCCACAGATAGACTACATGGAGCGAGTGTTCAGGCGCGCGCTCAGACACTTCGGAGCTGACTTCAATATGTTTATACTGAAGAGAGG TTATTTTCCAAAAGGCGGAGGCCATGTCCGCGTAGAAGTGATTCCGGTACGATCTCTGAGGAGCATCGACCTCATGGAGCGAGGCACTGTGAAGGAAGTCACTGGCACCAGCTTTGTAGCTGGAACCTTGCCTGTgaag CTGGCACACTTGATGGCGGAAGGCGCACGTCGCGAGCTAGGGTCTGACGTACAGATACACTGTTATCAAGAGGACCGCCAGGTGGCGCCGCACAATTGCAATGGCATCAT CATGTCATGCACTTTATCGTCGGGTTGCGTGTTGGGCAGCGACGCGTTGGGCAAGCGCGGAGTGGACGCGACCGACGTTGGGCGCAAGGCGGGCGAGGAGCTGCGGCGGGCGTTGGACAGCGGCGCCTGCGTTGACCCTCATACCCAG GACCAGTTGATACTGTACATGACGTTAGCGGAGGGCCGCTCGGTCGTGCGCGCGGGTGACGTCACTCTCCACACCAAGACTGCCATACACATCGCAGAAATCATTGCTAAG GTTCAGTTCAGTATAGAACCTGAGGGAGATCACAACTTCATCGGATGTACCGGTTTAGGGctcattaacaaaaatatacctCAGGAATAG
- the Rtca gene encoding RNA 3'-terminal phosphate cyclase isoform X2, producing MSQVLEIDGSVLEGGGQILRISISLSAILGIPVRVINIRAGRSKPGLAAQHLKGIELVADMCQAKLRGASIGSTEIEFIPGKIRGGHYVADPQTAGSISLLLQVALPCALFADSLVTLDLKGGTNADMAPQIDYMERVFRRALRHFGADFNMFILKRGYFPKGGGHVRVEVIPVRSLRSIDLMERGTVKEVTGTSFVAGTLPVKLAHLMAEGARRELGSDVQIHCYQEDRQVAPHNCNGIIMSCTLSSGCVLGSDALGKRGVDATDVGRKAGEELRRALDSGACVDPHTQDQLILYMTLAEGRSVVRAGDVTLHTKTAIHIAEIIAKV from the exons ATGTCTCAAGTGTTAGAAATAGACGGGAGCGTGTTAGAAGGG GGGGGTCAAATTCTACGGATTTCCATCTCGCTTAGTGCTATTCTCGGTATACCAGTACGGGTGATAAACATACGCGCTGGGCGCAGCAAGCCGGGATTAGCCGCACAACATTTAAAAG GAATTGAACTTGTAGCGGACATGTGCCAGGCCAAGTTGAGAGGTGCCAGTATAGGCTCCACTGAAATTGAGTTCATACCGGGCAAAATCAGAGGAGGACACTATGTAGCTGATCCTCAAACAGCTGG CTCAATAAGTCTATTACTGCAAGTGGCACTCCCGTGCGCTTTGTTCGCGGACTCCCTGGTGACGTTGGACCTGAAGGGCGGCACCAACGCAGACATGGCGCCACAGATAGACTACATGGAGCGAGTGTTCAGGCGCGCGCTCAGACACTTCGGAGCTGACTTCAATATGTTTATACTGAAGAGAGG TTATTTTCCAAAAGGCGGAGGCCATGTCCGCGTAGAAGTGATTCCGGTACGATCTCTGAGGAGCATCGACCTCATGGAGCGAGGCACTGTGAAGGAAGTCACTGGCACCAGCTTTGTAGCTGGAACCTTGCCTGTgaag CTGGCACACTTGATGGCGGAAGGCGCACGTCGCGAGCTAGGGTCTGACGTACAGATACACTGTTATCAAGAGGACCGCCAGGTGGCGCCGCACAATTGCAATGGCATCAT CATGTCATGCACTTTATCGTCGGGTTGCGTGTTGGGCAGCGACGCGTTGGGCAAGCGCGGAGTGGACGCGACCGACGTTGGGCGCAAGGCGGGCGAGGAGCTGCGGCGGGCGTTGGACAGCGGCGCCTGCGTTGACCCTCATACCCAG GACCAGTTGATACTGTACATGACGTTAGCGGAGGGCCGCTCGGTCGTGCGCGCGGGTGACGTCACTCTCCACACCAAGACTGCCATACACATCGCAGAAATCATTGCTAAG GTGTGA
- the LOC117991925 gene encoding minor histocompatibility antigen H13 yields the protein MAESVTELPINIEESVQEVVQNVTGKAPSSIEGVAIAYLSLVIMAILPIFFGSFRSVKYLKEQKESGEKHETMTNKDALMFPLFASCALFAFYIFFQFFSKEYINLLLTGYFFFLGVLALSHLLSPIIALIVPASVPNVPYHILFTRGEREGRSDIVNYKFTSYDVICLVISLIFGAWYLVKKHWIANNLFGIAFAINGVELLHLNNVVTGCILLCGLFLYDIFWVFGTNVMVTVAKSFEVPIKLVFPQDLLINGLNASNFAMLGLGDIVVPGLFIALLLRFDKSLKRGSEFYFRATFSAYILGLLATILVMHVFKHAQPALLYLVPACLATPLTLALLKGDINALFNYEDQPAILESPTDASKSKKSE from the exons atggCTGAATCTGTAACAGAGCTTCCTATAAACATTGAGGAAAGTGTTCAAGAAGTTGTACAAAATGTAACTGGCAAAGCCCCGTCGAGTATTGAGGGAGTCGCAATCGCGTACTTAAGTTTAGTAATAATGGCAATTTTACCCATATTTTTTGGTTCTTTCCGCTCTGTAAAATACTTAAAAGAGCAAAAG GAATCAGGGGAAAAACATGAGACTATGACAAACAAAGATGCACTAATGTTTCCACTGTTTGCGTCGTGTGCGCTCTTCGCCTTCTACATATTCTTCCAGTTCTTCTCCAAAGAGTACATCAATCTACTTCTCACTGGTTACTTCTTCTTCCTTGGAGTATTGGCCTTGAGCCATCTACTtag CCCAATTATAGCCCTGATCGTCCCCGCGTCGGTGCCGAACGTCCCGTATCACATTCTGTTCACGCGCGGCGAGCGGGAAGGCCGCTCCGACATCGTCAACTACAAGTTCACGTCGTATGACGTGATCTGCCTCGTCATATCGCTCATATTCGGCGCCTGGTACCTCGTCAAGAAG CACTGGATAGCAAACAACCTGTTCGGCATAGCGTTCGCGATCAACGGAGTAGAGCTATTGCACCTCAACAATGTTGTGACGGGCTGCATTCTTCTCTGCGGCCTGTTCCTCTACGACATCTTCTGGGTCTTCGGCACCAACGTCATGGTCACCGTGGCCAAATCCTTCGAGGTGCCCATCAAAT TGGTGTTCCCTCAAGACCTCCTCATCAACGGCCTGAACGCCAGCAACTTCGCCATGCTGGGCCTCGGAGACATCGTCGTGCCTGGACTGTTCATCGCTCTCCTACTCCGCTTCGACAAGAGTCTGAAGCGCGGTTCAGAATTCTACTTCCGCGCGACGTTCTCCGCGTACATCCTGGGTCTCTTGGCCACCATCCTGGTGATGCACGTGTTCAAGCACGCGCAGCCGGCGCTGCTGTACTTGGTACCCGCCTGTCTGGCCACGCCGCTTACTCTTGCGTTGCTGAAGGGAGACATCAACGCCCTATTCAA CTATGAAGACCAGCCAGCCATACTGGAATCCCCGACCGATGCGAGCAAGTCGAAGAAATCCGAGTAA